A stretch of DNA from Glycine max cultivar Williams 82 chromosome 18, Glycine_max_v4.0, whole genome shotgun sequence:
taaaaaatttaatatattaataaattaaaaaaacatatttttgaaaagaaattaaaaaaaatacttatggaTTACGtgatccgtatgagtcatacgAATTAACTCATACGAATTACATAATCCGTACGAGTCATACGGATTATGTACGTGCAGCAACACCCCAAGCGTAACCCCAACTCTACATCAAGTCACGCAGTGCATCCAAGAATACAACGTGCACATGTGtgacactcttgttagcaaagagtGTGCATCCAAGTAGATGCAACAAATACGCTCACGCTGCTACAGTCTAGTCACATGCCTCGATCTTCATCTGATACACGTCGCGCAACCATGATAGTCGAACATAAGAGCCATGACATTGAATCGTCTCAGCTCTCTCCTCTGCAGCGCTGACCTCGAGTAATTCCACCAACATATTGACAGCGTCGTCGACATGAAGTAGCTCGAAGTTGTGGAACGCCCCTACAACAAGCAGATGTAGCAACGACGCGACGTCATCCAAGGTGATAGTCACCTCTCCGACAGGCAAATGGAAACTGTTAGTTTCCTTATGCCAGTGTTCCACAAAAGCAGACATTAATCCCCGATCGCTCGTATCTAGGGAACAGATGATCAAAGGACTTAGTCCAATGGCCGCCACAAAGCCTTCAATCTCTGGAGCAGGCCTCCCGAACTTAGTCATCTTCCTTCCATGGGAAGATAGCTTTAGCTCAAGacattcctgcaaacaataataTCGATCATgtacaaaaattattaactagTAAACTAtgttctttatgttttttaaaaattacatacctCTCCATTTCACACTCTCAAAGCAACACGATTTTCAAAATCTCTAAAAACTGATGTGTCATGGGGTCTGCCTGGAAAACCCTCAACATCAGTAACAACTTCTTCAACAGGTGCTCTTCATTCAATTCCTCTGCGGTCGTAGGAGGGTCCTCAACAACACGCTCTTGTTGTCACTGTCTACAGGCTGATACAGCAGGCCTTCGCCACTGGGGGACATCATCGTCACTCGGGTCTCTCTTCCCCATGGCTTTTCCTATTGCTCGGTCTAAAGTCCGACCAAGACCTCTCTAGTTCTAACCATTATCTGCacaataattatttgttttttatattcaatcattttttaacatgtttaattattttgaatattttcttaaatcattttttaataactaaaaatgtcaaaatattttgaatttttcattcaatCATTTTTCAGTTTTGGTTTGAACAAtgttacaatattttatttttttgactaactttttaaaatcttttacatttttatttaaatcatttttaaatgaaaaatatatttattaaattttgttttcaacaattgttttaaacttaatttaaattattttcaatggttgtttcaaaaaaaaaattaaagtaataaaatcaaatttatttcaataatgtTTAAagtaactaacaaaattaaaattattttaaaagtattaaaagtcaattttttaagtaataaaactaccaaaataatatattttaatatttgatttcaatcattttttataacttacaaatttattatacaattaaaatatttgtttcaatgttttttataataataattatttataattttcaattgaattatttttataactaacaaattttaattaatttaaatatagtcTTAGTTTTGGAAATCTTatctaatctaatcttagtCTTAATTTGTGAAATATAATCTAATCTTACTCTTAATATGtgaaatctaatctaatctaatgtaatcttatattatcatacataattaaataaacaaaactagccaaattatataaaaaggaaGACTAAcatataaatcaaaaaaattatcaacaagACTAACGAAATAAGtccatacataataaattttcaatacatgaataaatttcaaaaatgattacaatacactaaaaaataactacactaatttttttataacaaaatcactaaaataaaaaaaataaaaaaataactacaattttttttccaaacataacactatttaaaaaaaaactttagaatttaaaaaaatac
This window harbors:
- the LOC102669625 gene encoding protein MAIN-LIKE 1-like is translated as MGKRDPSDDDVPQWRRPAVSACRPHDTSVFRDFENRVALRECLELKLSSHGRKMTKFGRPAPEIEGFVAAIGLSPLIICSLDTSDRGLMSAFVEHWHKETNSFHLPVGEVTITLDDVASLLHLLVVGAFHNFELLHVDDAVNMLVELLEVSAAEERAETIQCHGSYVRLSWLRDVYQMKIEACD